AGTGTCCCCTGGCAGCCCCAAGCAAGGTGAGGTGACGTGGAGGCAGGACAGGGACCATCAGCCATATCCAGCCCCGCGGCTGGGCTCCTCCCTGGCTGCTGACAGGGCAAACTCCCTCTCCCTTGGCTGATCTGGGCTCTGCCTCGTCCCTGGGCTCTGACCCCGCTGCCAGCACCTCACCCGCCCCTGTTTGCTCAAGCTGCTGCCTCCACCTGGCTCTCAGCCCCCTTAACCCCTTGGAAACAGGGGCCAGGAGGGCCAGGCTTAGCAGAGGAGTTGGGTGGTGGCTCACACTGATGTGGCTCATCCCAacctctgcctgtgccaggaGATGCTCTGGAGGAACTGGGGGGCACTGCAAGCTGTGCCTGTCATGGGTTTGTGCcactggtggtgcccagggggaTATTCCCATGCCATGGGtgcccaccatggccatgctgctgcctgtctgTCCCTGTGCCCCACCACCTCATCCCCGTGCCCCTTTCCCAGCCATGGCAGccctccagccccaggctgtgggGCACAGCAGGGTTGGGCACAGCATGGGGCCATCCTGGGCTTGGTCTGGTGATTCCTTCAGATGCTCCTCCAGCCAGCTGGATCCCTGCCCCCCTGCACTCCGGGGGGCTGCGAGGCCATCTGgggtccctggggctgctcccagccccgcTCCTGGTGGGAGGACTCTGGATGCCGGCGTGGCTGACTCAGCCTTTGGCCCTCGGAGCAGCTTTTGTCTCGGCAGCGCTGGGCTGCGGAGTCAGTTTGTGGTGGAGAAAGGGCCTGGTGGGGGCCAGGGAAGCTCTGTCCccccccctgcagcccagggtgccCCTGAGCCCACTCTCTGCCCACCCAGTCCTGCGCATCCTCGGAGGATGAGAGCCTCTCCTTCCGGAGCCAGGCGGCCTCCTGTGCCACGGACAACACCTCTGAGGACGCCCTCTCCATCCGCTCCGAGATGATCCAGCGGAAAGGTGCCTGCCtgggagggctgtggggctggggggtgcGAGCTGAGGGGGCGCAAGGGGGGCTGGGGTGCAcggcaggagagcagggctcAGCCTTGGCGTGGCTAGGAGCCAGCGCGGGGATGTGTTGGGgcccctgggagaagagagcagctctgtctgagtcagagagttggggctgggcgaggggatggaaggatggaCAGACACCGGCTCCTCCCTGCTCAgactgtgccagcagctgctggtgcctcTCTGGGCTGTGCCAAGCACCTGAGCCCAGCCTGCGTTGGAGCATCTGTGCTGGGGATGCCCTGGCCACGGACCTGCTTCACAttcaccttcctgcaggttcCACCTTCCGACCGCACGACTCCTTCCCCAAATCCTCAGAGAGGGCTGGCAAGAAGAGGAAGGACAGGAGGACAACGGTgctgggcatcccccagcatgTCCAGAAGGAGCTGGGTAAGTGTCAGGCCTGAGGGGGGCATTTTTAGGGTACGGTCTTGTTGCTCTGTCTCCGTTTGCCTCATCTTGGTGCATCTGCCTTGGGCTCACACTGGGTTTgtctctccctgctgccaggtcTCAGGAACAGCCGGGAAGCCAAGGGCCATGCTGAGGTGGATGGGcgagggcaggcagagctggggggcaCCCAGGCACCGCAGCCCTTGCTGAACGGTGGGCAGGTCCCCGGTGATGCCATCCGCATCCCCACCATCGACGGGAAGCTGGAGCCGCTGGCTGCCCACGGGGGGGCTCGTGTCTGCCTGGGAGCCTTGGAGGAGGCAGACGTGGCCCTGCAGAAGCACATCAACCGCGTTTACTACGACGACACCTTGCTGGGGAGGAAGACTGCAGCCAAGCTGTCCCCCATGGTGCGGCCAAAGTCGTTGGCTGTGCCAGGCATGACCACCAATGCCAGTCCCCCGGAGCTGCTGAGCCCGGTCATGTCCATCTCGCCCCAGGGCACCTACATGTCCAAGATCATCCCCAACGCCATCCTGCCGCCCATGGTGGACGTGGTGGCCCTGACGCGGAGCAGCGTGCGGACGCTGAGCCGCTGCAGCCTGGTGTCCTCCAGCCCGGCCTCGGTGCGCTCCCTCGCCCGCTTCTCGGAGCGCGGCGCCCGCAGCCGCcagccctcctcctccagcGACAACTGGAGCCACTCGCAGTCCACAGAGACCATCGTCTCCAACAGCTCCACCATCTCCTCCCAGGGGGGCTCCGACCGCCGGCAGCCCGAGGCGGGGCCGTGTGCTGAGGTAGACGGCTCAGCTCGCTCCGACGCCGACCAAGTCAGTGTCtacagctctgccagcttcGCCAGCTCCAAGCCTGTCACCAGCCCCACGCCTGTGGTCCCTGGGCTCCTGGCAGTGGGTAGCAGCAGCGGCCGGGCGTCTCCCACCTACAGCACAAGCAGCCAGGCCGAGGGCTCGGACACGGGCAGCCTGGCCAGCGAGCGCTCCTCCACCCGCAGCGTCTCCctcaggaagatgaagaagcccccagctccccctcGCAGGACCTACTCTCTACACCAGAAGGCCGAAGGGGAGCCCAAAGTGCTGGGGTTGCCCCCCAAGCCCGACCGGCGACCCCAACGGGAGACCTGGTCCCCGCATCCTGAGCCCTTCAGCCCCACAGCCGAGGATGAGGTCTTCTCCCCATCATCACTGAGCGAGACCAGCAGCCTCCGCTCCGAGAGCCTGGCTGGTGCCAGCTCCCCAGAGGCCTCGCGGGGCAGCCCCGGGGTGacggtggtgctgagggagcccCAGGCTCAGCCCAAGTGGAGCTGCCTAGATGGGTCTGACCGCACCATGTCCCCTTCCAGTGGCTACTCCAGCCAGAGTGGGACCCCCACGCTGCCCACCAAGGGGCTGGGACCTCCATCTgtgtccccaggcagggctcagccccAGAAGCTGGACCGGGTCTGCACCCTGcagtctcctgctctctctgtgtcctcctcccTCACTTCCATTTCCTCCTCGGCCTCAGACCCAGCACCCCCTGAGACTCTTCCCTGCCGCTCAGACCGGTTCATCATCCCACCGCACCCCAAGGTGcctgctcccttctctccaccacCCACCAAACCCCAGCAGCCCACGGCCCCCACTGGCCCCCTCCTTCCCTCGCCAGAGCCACCagttcccagcactgcctgccaggAGCCCTTGGCCAAGCCCAGCGGCAAAtctccaccaccatcaccaccacctgcCTACCACCCTCCTCCCCCGCCGGCAAAGAAGATGGAGGGGAGCCCCCAGGCCACCGGCGAAGCCTCCGCTGACACCACCTGGCCTCCCCCACCCCCGCCAGCTCCTGAGGAACACGACCTGTCCATGGCAGACTTCCCTCCGCCAGACGAAACCTACTTCTGCAGCCTGCCCGATGCTGCCCCGGCGGCCGGGCAGAAAACGGCACCAAGCCTGGGGGCTGCGTCTTCCTCCTTCTCAGCTACCGTCACCTCccgcagccagcagccagcccccgCGGCCGGAGCACCGCAGCCACCTGCCCCTGCTGAACCCCTTCCCGAGGCCACCGTGCCCCTGCCACCACCGCCaccacccctccctcctgcagcagctccggCTCCACTGCTCCAAACCAGCCTTAAGAAGGCGGCCAACGGCCCCCGGGCAGACCCCAAGAAGGAGCCGGTGTCGCGGAGCAAGAGCAGCCCGGTGCCCAAGGAGGATGCCAGCCTGCCCATCGTCACCCCCTCGCTGCTGCAGATGGTGCGGCTGCGCTCCGTCAGCGTGGAGCCCGCCGCCGGGGGAgcggccggggccggggccgagGAGCGGCTGGTACCCCAAAAACCTGTCCGCCGCTCCCTGTCCACAAAGCagcccccccctgccaaagaagcGGTGCCTTCAAACCAGCTGCACCACGCCGTGCACCTCAAggctgctgccctctcctccGACGAGGCTGCCGAGAAGCCGCCGCCGCGCACCGGAGCGTCTCCGCCCGGCGCCGAGGGGCCCCCCGGGGATGGGCAGCTCTCCCCCAGGAGCAAGTCGCCGGCCTCCACCGCCAGCTTCATCTTTGCCAAGAGCTCCAAGAAGCTGGTGATCGAGACGGCCTCCTCCCCCGAGGCCCAGGCTGACCTGAAGAGGAACTTGGTGGCCGAGCTGATGAATTTCTCTGGGCAGCGCTCGGcagcccctgctgccacccagcaggGCCCTGGCAAGCCACAAACTCACCGAAAACCTGGCAAGGTTCCACCTCCAGTAGCCAAGAAGCCTTCGCTTGGCCCGGGGCTGGCTCCTTCCTCTCTGAGCCCAAAGGCACCAGGGGCAGAGGATGGGAAAGCCAAGGCAGTGCCAGCAGATGAGAGCAGGACTAAGAGCGAGCCGGCAGGGACGGTGGCCTTGGGGATGGAGGGCAGGAGCACCACGGAGCCACCAGCTCAGAGCCCACAAGGTACGTGGGGTGAGGGCTCAGTTCAGCCATACCATGGGATGATGCCACTGGAGGTGCTTGGGCTCCTGAGCtttgtcacagaatggttttggttggcaaAGCTCTTTAAGATCCCCCAGTCCAACTGTTCCCTAACTCCCTAAgcctggtgctaagccatggccctcagcacatctctgtggcttttaaacatctccagggatggggattcaaccagctccctgggcagcctgtgccaggctttgagaaccctttccttgaagaagtttcttctaatatccagcctaaacctctcctggtgcagcttgaggccatttcctctcaccctgttcacttgttccttgggagaagagaccaacccccacctggctccagcctcctctgagggagttatagagagccagaagctctcccctgGATGTTCCTCCTGACCTGTGGGCTCCCAGTGCAGCACACAGGCTGAGTTGGGGCTGGGGTGGCACCAGGATGACCAAGAGGGTGTGGCAATGGGCACctgggggcagagctgtggcacagTGGGGCTCAGGGTGACTGATGGgctcttccctcctgccttgcAGATAGCCAGGGTGAGACAGCCTGAAGGACAAAGCTGCAGGACTGGTGCCCCCACGGACAGGAATCCAAATCTCTCAGGGACCTGGGCAGGTCAATGGACGAGTGTGGAACTGGCAACTAACTTAATACAGGAAGCAAACAGCCTTAGCCTCCATGGCCTTGATGATATTTATGCAAAAATGGTGTTGGTTTCACTTTCCTAAGTACTGCagcttttattttgcctttttttttttggttttttttttttaagtactggACTCAGAGGCTTGTGCCCAGAGccacctcctctccctgccagctgctgcttggtttgtgcgtgcagagcagagcagtggggcagagaggagggagctggagccaccctgctcccagccagctgGGCCCACGAGGAATCAAAGCACTTTGGACAAAGGAATGAGAAGGCTTCAGCCATGGCAGTGCCTGAGGGgccacaggcaggaggagcaggatgggATGGAGGAATCTGAGCCTCAGCTCTTGAGGGAAAGGCAAGAAGGGCATCTTGGCCAGCACCCATcttgcccacagcagcacaggctctggGCACTTGCCCACTGGTCACAGGGTGAGCCTGGTTGCCCCAGGAGCTGGGTCTTCAAGCCCTGGGCTCTGGGGGGTAGAGCCTCATGTTCCTGTTTCTGTAAAACTTGGGTCACATTTTTGATTTCTTTGATtgtaaagagaaaaaggaaaaaaaaaatacaataaccaaaccaaacaacaaaacccaaccaaaccaaaccaaaagcaaccaaccctctgctgctgagtaGCTGCTCCAAGCTCTGTACCTGGCTggtaaaaacaaccaaacaaacaaaacaaaagatgaGCGAAGCTTCCTGCCTCCTGTGTGCTTCCTTGGCctctggccacagcctggccacacagtgccagcagtgccaggcccAGGGGCAGGCACAGACCCTGCCCAGGGTGGGCAGAGGGAGTGGGTAGCactagaacacagaagcagGGCTGTCTGCCAGCTCAGCCACCAGCCCcaggacagaaagacagacagatgtGGCTACAGTCAGCTCCATGTTTTATTGGGGTTTACAACAGACAGAGAGGGGTTCCCGAGTCAGTGTTCAAGGCCTGTGCCTCCCATGGGCCTCCCACAGGCTCAAGGGCAGGCCCACAAGGGCTGCCTGTGGGCTCCTGgccaaagagcagcaccagcagtggCACTGGGCCGAGCAGGGCACAGGGTCTGCCTGGCTGTCCCCAGCTCGGTTAGCAGCAACACAGGTTTGAGCAAGCAGCCTTCCCTTTCTGCCCTCtccacagcacagggcagcccagTCAGGACCAGCAGGCAGGGCACCCAGTCCATGGCACAACTGGAAGCAAGCTGATGgccccagcacagagcctgagCCCGGGGGCAGAAGTCACTCAGGTCCCTTGGGTGCGGTGCCACCTCCagtctccagagctggcccaCAGCTGAGGCACAGGCGCTGGCTGAGCAGGCCCGGGGCGGGTGTCAGAGGCAGCTCTTGAGGTGGCAGAGCTGCAAATTGAGTCCCAGAGCCCCCCAAGGACTGAGCCCCCCCAGCTCAGGGTGCCAGGCAGGAGATGGCAGAGCCCAGGGAGGGCTGAGgcagtggagggggccaggcaggaggcaggagcagaggctctGGTGGTGTTAGCCAATGCTGCCACCCTTGAGGCTTTTACAGGAGATTGTCCCCAGCTTGGTCAGGAAGTTTCTCTGCTTCCACTGGGCAACACAGTCCTCAGAGACACGGAAGTcagcctggggagcagagcagagcaggggaggcAAGGTCAGACCTGGGCTGCCATCAGCACCTTGCTCAGCCAGTGGGGAGCTTGGTCTCCTCCACAGCCTCGCtaccagcagcaaaagcaggcaCCGAGTGGCTGACAGCTCCTTTGGGGTCACCCAGAGGTGGGGACAGTGGCTTCTAGGTGTCCCTAagcactgctgtggcacagCCCCTCACCTGCAGCTTCTCAAAGACCTTCTTCTTGGGCTTGAGCTCATCCTCAGGCTCcccatcctcgtagccctccaCGTAGACTCGCTCCCCGGCGCAGCACCCGGCGGGGGGGTCCAGGAGCTCCACTTGCCGAGGCTCCCCCAGGCTGTGGAGGAAGCAGAGTCACCCCAAAGTGGGTCCCacctgcccctcagcacctctggGCTCCGAGGCAGGAGAGGGGGATCcagcctgcagccctggaggGTACCCCCAAGGCTCCCCTCCCTCACCTGGAGGCACACAGCACCATGCCCTTCGACTCCACACCCCTCATGGCCTTGGGCTTCATgttgcagagcagcaccaccagcctgtcctgcagctgctccctggggacAAACTGCACCAGGCCACTGACCACCGTGCGGGGCTCAGGCTCACCCACATCGATCTTCTCCACGTACAGGCTGTCAGCatctgggtgctgccaggcaaagccaggtgaggagcagaggaaggggaCTGGGGTGGCACAGAAGATAGAGGCAGCCCCCCCTCACCCTCCCCCAAGTGCCCATGGGATGGTGGGCAGGTggttcccctctccctgctgcccctgtACCTTCTCCACACTGATGACTTTGCCCACACGCATGTCCAGCTGGGATGGGACCACTGTGTTCTCTGGCTCTGAGTTCTTGGTGTGcttctctgcaggctctgcagtGCAAAGGGAGCAGTTGGGGCACTCAGCACAATGCCAGGGAGCTGGCcaggccctgggcagcactcagcGACCCCCAAATGCTGGCTCTGGGGCACACTGAGCAGCCTCTCAAGCATCAGAGAACTGCAGTGGCATCTGTCCTCTCCAGGGTAGGCAAAGAGCCCTGCCACTGGCCTCTCCTCACCCTTCCTAAtgctctccagggctgctcctgagACTGAAGCATCAGAACTCTCTAACCTCATTCCCTGGAGGGATTTTCTCCCACCCAGCCTGCATGGCCAGGACCCCACTTCCCTGAGCTCCCAGCACCTCCTTACTGGCTTTGGGATAGGCTGCCTGGGTCAGCTTCTTCAGTTCTGGGCTGTTGAATTTCTCTCTGATGGGGTCAAGCAGTTTGTTCAGGGCCACTTCCACCGAGTTCTTCAGGTCTCCAGGATGCACAACCTGTATCATGACAGACAGACAGGTTCCTGTGTGGTTTCCTCCCaggcaggggaagcagcagaatGTGAGGCACTGCACTGAGGCCACAGAGGTAGGGACTGGAGAGCAAGGAAAGTGGAGAGAGAAACCCCAACCCTTGGCCTGATTCCCCCTTGGAAAACAAAGCCCTGCTCCTGGACAGCCTTGCTTGCAGCCTTAGATAGGAACAGCTGAAAACAAACTGCTGCTCTGTTCCAGGATGTGGCTGATGTGGCCCTTTCCTACACCAGGTGCCCCCCACATCCTTCACCCCCCTCCTCTCACCTTCAGGCTCtcctggctgggagcagcctaCAGCCACCCTACAACTACTGAGCCCCACTCCGCTCCATAcctcttcctgctgctcacagccctcccagaagggacagggagagggtTCACTCCATCCCAGTACTCACCTGCTCagcaaagtccttctccaggccCTCATAAGCTGTGTAGGTTTTGTTTCCTCCCCACTTCTCTTCTCGCAGCACCACAAACTCTGTGACACGCAGATGGCAAGGCTCAGGTGAACCCAAGCAGTGACTCACACCTTGCTCAGCCAGGCAAACCACCCACCCCACACAGCCCAGAAGCTGAGAGGgtctgcagcaggggctggggaggggacacTCAGGGGCAGCACACTCCTGTCCCTTCCACTTACCTCCcagaaaaaaccccagaccCAGCACCTGAGCATGGTGAGAGCTTCACCTGACTTGAGGGGAAAGAGGACATGCTTGATGAAGGAGAGGACTCCATTGTTCTCCACGTTCCCTGGCTCACAGAAAGCCTTCCTCAACTTCTTCTTCACATCCTCCTTGCGGTCCAGAAGGTCAATCTTGGAGTCCTGCAGGAAGAGGCTTTCTGTAGCCTTTCACCCCCAACCTCTTGCTCAAAAAACTCATGCAGGAGTTCTCCTCAGAGCCAAGTGTGAGTGGAGAGAGGCTGCACCCCAAGAGGTGCCTCCTCTGCCTCCATCCATTAACCCCCTTGCAGAAACCCTTGCCCACAGCCAGCATTCAGGCACCAACCTCTTCTGATGAGCTCATTTTGCTGCCTGTCAGCCCAGGAACCATTGGGTTCATCAAATGGATACGCTTGGCATAGCCCAGGGAAGGAAGGTACTGGGgtgaaaaagcaaagaggcaAGTTGTAGACAACCTTCTTCTAAAGATGAGCTTTAACTCACCCTCCCTGTTTGCTCCTGGCTTCAGGTAACTTGGGCACCCAGAATAACAGCACCCAGAAAGCTATCACAGGTTCACAAAGCCctggcagccacagccaggGACGTGTGGCAGCACCCCAGAGCCCCGCAgacatggagagcagcagcaggccctgTGGTGGTGCCAACTGCTTCTCCCAATGGATTATGAAGTGCTTGAGGCCTga
The Indicator indicator isolate 239-I01 chromosome 33, UM_Iind_1.1, whole genome shotgun sequence DNA segment above includes these coding regions:
- the KIAA1522 gene encoding uncharacterized protein KIAA1522 homolog, whose translation is MGNAHRKRSPGGVKAGPPWPFSRAGKPAAGTAKGEGEKRLSVQYTAAEECPDNVFFPSTRPPHLEELHNQAQQGLKSLQHQEKQKQTKSAWDHGDTSSLQSCASSEDESLSFRSQAASCATDNTSEDALSIRSEMIQRKGSTFRPHDSFPKSSERAGKKRKDRRTTVLGIPQHVQKELGLRNSREAKGHAEVDGRGQAELGGTQAPQPLLNGGQVPGDAIRIPTIDGKLEPLAAHGGARVCLGALEEADVALQKHINRVYYDDTLLGRKTAAKLSPMVRPKSLAVPGMTTNASPPELLSPVMSISPQGTYMSKIIPNAILPPMVDVVALTRSSVRTLSRCSLVSSSPASVRSLARFSERGARSRQPSSSSDNWSHSQSTETIVSNSSTISSQGGSDRRQPEAGPCAEVDGSARSDADQVSVYSSASFASSKPVTSPTPVVPGLLAVGSSSGRASPTYSTSSQAEGSDTGSLASERSSTRSVSLRKMKKPPAPPRRTYSLHQKAEGEPKVLGLPPKPDRRPQRETWSPHPEPFSPTAEDEVFSPSSLSETSSLRSESLAGASSPEASRGSPGVTVVLREPQAQPKWSCLDGSDRTMSPSSGYSSQSGTPTLPTKGLGPPSVSPGRAQPQKLDRVCTLQSPALSVSSSLTSISSSASDPAPPETLPCRSDRFIIPPHPKVPAPFSPPPTKPQQPTAPTGPLLPSPEPPVPSTACQEPLAKPSGKSPPPSPPPAYHPPPPPAKKMEGSPQATGEASADTTWPPPPPPAPEEHDLSMADFPPPDETYFCSLPDAAPAAGQKTAPSLGAASSSFSATVTSRSQQPAPAAGAPQPPAPAEPLPEATVPLPPPPPPLPPAAAPAPLLQTSLKKAANGPRADPKKEPVSRSKSSPVPKEDASLPIVTPSLLQMVRLRSVSVEPAAGGAAGAGAEERLVPQKPVRRSLSTKQPPPAKEAVPSNQLHHAVHLKAAALSSDEAAEKPPPRTGASPPGAEGPPGDGQLSPRSKSPASTASFIFAKSSKKLVIETASSPEAQADLKRNLVAELMNFSGQRSAAPAATQQGPGKPQTHRKPGKVPPPVAKKPSLGPGLAPSSLSPKAPGAEDGKAKAVPADESRTKSEPAGTVALGMEGRSTTEPPAQSPQDSQGETA
- the YARS1 gene encoding tyrosine--tRNA ligase, cytoplasmic is translated as MEPAPGPQEKYHLITRNLQEVLGEDKLMAILKERELKIYWGTATTGKPHVAYFVPMSKIADFLKAGCEVTILFADLHAYLDNMKAPWELLELRTRYYENVIKAMLQSIGVPLEKLKFVRGTDYQLSKEYTLDVYRLSSVVTQHDAKKAGAEVVKQVEHPLLSGLLYPGLQALDEEYLKVDAQFGGVDQRKIFTFAEKYLPSLGYAKRIHLMNPMVPGLTGSKMSSSEEDSKIDLLDRKEDVKKKLRKAFCEPGNVENNGVLSFIKHVLFPLKSEFVVLREEKWGGNKTYTAYEGLEKDFAEQVVHPGDLKNSVEVALNKLLDPIREKFNSPELKKLTQAAYPKASKERPPAEKHTKNSEPENTVVPSQLDMRVGKVISVEKHPDADSLYVEKIDVGEPEPRTVVSGLVQFVPREQLQDRLVVLLCNMKPKAMRGVESKGMVLCASSLGEPRQVELLDPPAGCCAGERVYVEGYEDGEPEDELKPKKKVFEKLQADFRVSEDCVAQWKQRNFLTKLGTISCKSLKGGSIG